ACGTCTATCTGCATCGCGACGAGGCGCTGATGCCCAAACGGAAAAAGGTTTGGGCGGCCTGGAATTACATGTCGAGCGGACGCACGGCAGAAACGCGCGCGGGCGTCTCGGTGTCCTATTGGATGAACAAGCTTCAGAACATCGACCAGGACTATCCCTTGTTCATCACGCTGAACCCGGCCCAAGCACCGGACCCGGAAAAGACCTTTTTGCGTACCAGCTACGACCACCCGCAATTCGATGCCAAAGCGTTGGCCGCGCAGAAACGTTTGCCCGATGTTCAAGGCTCCGGACGGATTTGGTTTGCCGGCGCTTGGACAGGCTACGGCTTCCATGAAGACGGGCTTCGCTCAGGTCTCAATGCGGCTGAAGGATTGGGCGCCTTCGTGCCATGGCGCCAAGGCATCATTGATCCGCTGCAAACCGCCGACGACATCGCCGTTCAGGCGGCGGAATAAGCTGGACAGCGGTTTTGCTTGACGAAAGCCCGGCTGCGCCCCAGCCTTTGGTCATGAATAGCGTCGCGCCCATTCATGACGAAACCGCGATACCGCTGCCGCCAGTTACGCTGCCGCCGAATGCACCGCTGACGCTTTATTCGGGGCTGGTGATGCATCAACGCATGCGGCCCAAATCGCACCGTTTCAGCTACCGCGTCTACTCTGTTCTTATGGACCTTGATCGCCAAGAAGAGATCGGGAGCTTAAGTCCGGTTCTGTCCCACAATCGCTGGAACCTGTTCTCAGTGCACAACAAAGATCACGGCCCAGCGGATGGATCGTCGCTGCGCCCTTGGGCCGATGATATGTTGTCCAAAGGCGGGCTGACCCAGCGGGCGGCGAAGATCATGCTTCTTTGCTATCCGCGCATCCTCGGCGCGGTCTTCAATCCACTGTCGGTCTACTACGCTTACGATGACGCCCATCAATTGGTCGGCGTCATTTATGAGGTACGCAACACGTTCGGTGAGCGTCACGCCTATGTCGCCAAGGTCGAACCAGGCCAGCTTGGACCTGCCGGACTGCGTCAGACGCGGGCGAAGCTTTTCTTTGTTTCACCGTTGATGGACATGGAGATGCGCTACCATTTCAACCTCAAACCACCGGGCGACAGTGT
The DNA window shown above is from Hyphomicrobiales bacterium and carries:
- a CDS encoding DUF1365 domain-containing protein → MNSVAPIHDETAIPLPPVTLPPNAPLTLYSGLVMHQRMRPKSHRFSYRVYSVLMDLDRQEEIGSLSPVLSHNRWNLFSVHNKDHGPADGSSLRPWADDMLSKGGLTQRAAKIMLLCYPRILGAVFNPLSVYYAYDDAHQLVGVIYEVRNTFGERHAYVAKVEPGQLGPAGLRQTRAKLFFVSPLMDMEMRYHFNLKPPGDSVTIRILEHDTKGPILAATFHGEASAVSTRSLLAEALRVPFLTAKVVGAIHYEALRLWLKGIKLRDRPPAPARFSVVDGQTAEAQSAPKKNDRQPTPGPV